A genome region from Tenebrio molitor chromosome 4, icTenMoli1.1, whole genome shotgun sequence includes the following:
- the LOC138128746 gene encoding saccharopine dehydrogenase-like oxidoreductase, with protein sequence MARLDVIIFGASGYSGKYVVQNLVKVSTNENCEITWGIAGRSLEKLQSVIKEMELKLGKKFDEVPIMVANTDDENSLINMASRARLVVNCTGPYKVHGEAVVRACIQQNCHYIDICAEPQFMERMQLLYNEEAANKGVYVVPSCGVDSIPSDMGVDFVRKSFEGTLNSVEVYQEVVPDGGFGVGPCINSGTWESLVYVLADYSELRKIREKLFRIEVPPLVPKLSYRCSLPRVPLSRNHAGPYPGCEGTVIRRSQRYFYETNNSRPIQIRCYVGTVSFLLYILLFLGFWIWVPMSKLRFTRNLLLKYPRFFSGGVFGTSPLEESNKKFELVTTFYGRGWKGKSVGVTYRQKEDSWIVGKVRGRDGYQVTGLCAAVSALVLVGGSQKLPQKGGVYTTAPVFTDTELVEMLQRNGLEFEVCDQGEM encoded by the exons ATGGCCCGTTTAGACGTGATAATTTTCGGTGCTTCGGGATATTCTGGAAAATACGTAGTGCAAAATCTTGTCAAGGTTTCCACAAACGAAAATTGCGAAATCACGTGGGGAATCGCCGGTCGCTCTTTGGAGAAGCTCCAGAGCGTCATTAAAGAAATGGAGCTCAAGCTAG GAAAAAAATTCGACGAAGTACCAATCATGGTGGCAAATACAGACGACGAAAACTCTTTGATTAATATGGCCTCGAGAGCTCGTCTTGTGGTTAATTGTACAGGACCGTATAAAGTCCATGGAGAGGCCGTGGTGCGGGCCTGCATTCAACAAAACTGTCACTACATAGATATCTGTGCAGAGCCCCAATTTATGGAGCGCATGCAGCTGCTTTACAACGAGGAAGCCGCGAATAAGGGGGTGTACGTGGTACCATCGTGTGGGGTGGACAGTATTCCCTCAGACATGGGGGTGGATTTTGTTAGGAAGAGTTTCGAAGGAACACTTAATTCAGTCGAGGTTTACCAAGAAGTAGTACCAGATGGAGGATTTGGAGTAGGACCTTGTATCAATTCTGGGACTTGGGAGTCGTTGGTCTACGTCTTGGCTGACTACTCGGAGTTGAGGAAAATTCGGGAGAAGCTGTTCCGGATAGAGGTACCACCTTTAGTACCAAAATTATCTTACAG ATGTTCACTTCCCCGAGTACCTTTGTCCAGAAACCACGCAGGGCCGTACCCAGGATGCGAAGGCACCGTAATCCGACGCTCCCAACGCTACTTCTACGAAACCAACAACTCCAGACCCATCCAAATCCGCTGCTACGTGGGTACCGTCAGCTTCCTCCTCTACATCTTACTTTTCTTGGGATTCTGGATCTGGGTACCGATGTCTAAACTGCGTTTCACTCGAAATTTGTTACTCAAATATCCGAGATTCTTCAGTGGTGGCGTCTTTGGTACTAGTCCTCTTGAAGAGAGCAACAAAAAGTTTGAATTGGTGACGACGTTTTACGGTCGAGGATGGAAAGGAAAAAGTGTGGGTGTGACGTATCGACAAAAGGAAGACAGTTGGATTGTTGGTAAAGTGAGAGGGCGTGATGGGTACCAAGTGACGGGACTGTGTGCGGCGGTTTCTGCTCTTGTTTTGGTCGGTGGTAGCCAAAAGTTGCCCCAGAAGGGTGGAGTGTATACCACGGCGCCGGTTTTTACCGACACGGAGCTGGTGGAGATGTTGCAAAGGAATGGGTTGGAGTTTGAAGTGTGTGATCAAGGTGAAATGTAA
- the LOC138128747 gene encoding saccharopine dehydrogenase-like oxidoreductase — MERMQLLYNEEASEKGVYVVPACGLDSIPADMGVDFTRRTFKGTLNSVEVYQEVVSDTDGYGTGSVMNSGTWESLIYIMTDYSELKKIRTKLFPARLPDLEPKLSYRRLPHRIPMSKGLTGPYPSGEGTVIRRSQRYFYENSHSRPIQVRTYIGTEGYFFYFFAFLGFWVNAILSKFKFTLNMLLKYPKLFSLGFSGSEPLEKNRQMFQIVTMVYGRGWKDKEVDETYGQKEDSWIVAKVTGRDGYEITGICVAASALVLLDGGQRLPKKGGVYTTAAVFTDTDLVQMLQRHELKFDICGQGT, encoded by the exons ATGGAGCGCATGCAGTTGCTTTACAACGAGGAGGCGTCGGAAAAGGGGGTCTACGTGGTACCAGCGTGCGGCCTTGACAGTATCCCAGCAGACATGGGTGTGGACTTCACCAGGAGAACCTTCAAAGGTACTCTCAACTCAGTCGAGGTCTATCAAGAAGTGGTCTCCGATACTGACGGGTACGGTACTGGATCGGTCATGAATTCCGGTACTTGGGAGTCGCTGATCTACATCATGACCGACTACTCCGAACTGAAGAAGATCCGCACAAAACTCTTCCCCGCGCGGCTGCCAGATTTGGAACCAAAACTGTCCTACAG ACGGCTCCCCCACAGGATCCCCATGTCAAAAGGACTCACAGGGCCGTACCCCAGCGGGGAAGGCACCGTCATCCGACGCTCCCAGCGCTACTTCTACGAAAACAGCCACTCCAGGCCCATCCAGGTGCGCACCTACATCGGTACGGAAGGGTACTTCTTCTACTTCTTCGCCTTCCTCGGGTTTTGGGTTAACGCCATCTTGTCCAAATTCAAGTTCACTCTTAATATGTTGCTGAAATATCCCAAATTGTTCTCTCTCGGGTTCAGTGGTTCCGAACCACTGGAAAAGAATCGACAGATGTTCCAAATAGTGACGATGGTTTACGGTAGAGGGTGGAAAGACAAGGAGGTGGATGAGACGTATGGGCAAAAGGAGGACAGTTGGATTGTTGCTAAAGTGACTGGTAGAGATGGGTACGAGATCACGGGGATTTGTGTGGCAGCGTCTGCTCTTGTTTTGCTGGATGGGGGGCAAAGGTTGCCCAAGAAAGGAGGAGTTTATACCACGGCGGCGGTGTTTACTGATACTGATCTTGTGCAGATGTTGCAAAGGCATGAACTGAAGTTTGACATCTGTGGTCAAGGAACGTGA
- the LOC138128937 gene encoding saccharopine dehydrogenase-like oxidoreductase, protein MMNRLDVIIFGASGYSGKYVVQNLVKVSTNEKCKITWGIAGRSLEKLQSVIKEMELKLGRKFDEVPMMVANTDDENSLIYMALRARLVVNCTGPYKIHGEAVVRACIQQNCHYIDICAEPQFMERMQLLYNEEAANKGVYVVPSCGVDSIPSDMGVDFVRKSFKGTLNSVEVYQEVLSDKWFGAGPCINSGTWESLVYVLADYSELRKIREKLFQIEVPPLVPKLSYRCLLPRIPLSRNHAGPYPGCEATVIRRSQRYFYETNNSRPIQIRSYVGFFSFLVYILLFFGFWIWVLMSKLRFTRNLLLKYPRFFTGGFFGTSPLEENTKMMELVATFYGQGWKGKSVDVTYQQKEDSWIVGKVRGRDGYHLTGLCAAVSALVLVGGSQKLPQKGGVYTTAPVFTDTELVEMLQRYGLEFEVCDRGDM, encoded by the exons ATGATGAACCGTTTGGACGTGATAATTTTCGGTGCCTCGGGATATTCTGGAAAATATGTAGTGCAGAATCTTGTCAAGGTTTCCACaaacgaaaaatgcaaaatcACGTGGGGAATCGCCGGTCGCTCTTTGGAGAAGCTCCAAAGCGTGATTAAAGAAATGGAACTCAAGCTAG GAAGAAAATTCGACGAAGTACCGATGATGGTGGCAAATACAGACGACGAAAACTCTTTGATTTATATGGCTTTGAGAGCTCGTCTGGTGGTTAATTGTACAGGACCGTACAAAATCCATGGCGAGGCTGTGGTGCGGGCCTGCATTCAGCAAAACTGTCACTACATAGATATCTGTGCAGAGCCCCAATTTATGGAGCGCATGCAGTTGCTTTACAACGAGGAAGCCGCGAATAAGGGGGTGTACGTGGTACCATCGTGTGGGGTGGACAGTATTCCCTCAGACATGGGTGTGGATTTTGTTCGGAAGAGTTTCAAAGGCACACTTAATTCGGTCGAGGTTTACCAAGAAGTACTGTCAGATAAATGGTTCGGAGCTGGACCTTGTATCAATTCTGGCACTTGGGAGTCGTTGGTCTACGTCTTGGCGGACTACTCCGAGTTGAGAAAAATTCGAGAGAAGCTGTTCCAGATTGAGGTACCACCTTTAGTACCAAAATTATCATACag ATGTTTACTTCCCCGAATCCCTCTGTCCAGAAACCACGCAGGGCCGTACCCAGGGTGCGAAGCCACCGTAATCCGACGCTCCCAACGCTACTTCTACGAAACCAACAACTCCAGACCCATTCAAATCCGCAGCTACGTGGGTTTCTTCAGCTTCCTAGTCTACATCCTCCTTTTCTTCGGATTCTGGATCTGGGTACTGATGTCTAAACTGCGTTTCACCCGAAATTTGCTACTCAAGTATCCGAGATTCTTCACTGGTGGCTTCTTCGGTACTAGTCCTTTGGAAGAAAACACGAAAATGATGGAGTTGGTGGCGACGTTTTACGGTCAAGGATGGAAAGGAAAAAGTGTGGATGTGACGTATCAACAAAAGGAAGACAGTTGGATTGTTGGTAAAGTGAGAGGGCGTGATGGATACCATTTGACGGGACTGTGTGCGGCGGTTTCTGCTCTTGTTTTGGTCGGTGGTAGCCAAAAGTTGCCCCAGAAAGGTGGAGTGTATACCACGGCGCCGGTTTTTACCGACACGGAGCTGGTAGAGATGTTGCAAAGATATGGGTTGGAGTTTGAAGTGTGCGATCGAGGTGACATGTAA